One part of the Musa acuminata AAA Group cultivar baxijiao chromosome BXJ1-5, Cavendish_Baxijiao_AAA, whole genome shotgun sequence genome encodes these proteins:
- the LOC135673603 gene encoding microtubule-associated protein RP/EB family member 1C-like, which produces MATNIGMMDSAYFVGRNEILAWINSTLQLNLSKVEEACSGAVHCQLMDAAHPGIVPMHKVNFDAKNEYEMIQNYKVLQDVFNKLKITKHIEVNKLVKGRPLDNLEFMQWMKRYCDSVNGGVLINYNALERRDACRGGKEANKRSSSSSQSSVRSSSAAIKTQASHATKKNDGHVANGSHRTIKPATSSVAHAYDEQITELKLFVDSLEKERDFYFGKLRDIEILCQNPELEHLPIVCAIQKILYAADDSSSVVAEAQAMIAQQRIEPPPLSPILETSEEKPKQEVQKRKDISTLEFDAAAHSTLSPRQRLSDISDVHYCGSPLTNY; this is translated from the exons ATGGCGACCAACATCGGGATGATGGACTCGGCATACTTCGTGGGCCGGAACGAGATTCTCGCGTGGATCAACTCCACTCTCCAACTCAATCTCTCCAAGGTCGAGGAG GCCTGTTCCGGGGCCGTGCACTGCCAGCTGATGGACGCTGCGCACCCGGGGATCGTACCGATGCACAAGGTGAACTTTGATGCCAAGAATGAGTACGAGATGATCCAGAACTATAAGGTCCTTCAGGATGTCTTTAATAAGCTCAAGATAACCAAG CACATTGAAGTAAACAAGCTTGTAAAAGGAAGGCCCCTGGACAATTTGGAGTTTATGCAGTGGATGAAGAGATACTGTGATTCTGTCAATGGTGGTGTTCTGATCAA CTATAATGCTTTAGAGAGAAGGGATGCTTGCAGAGGTGGAAAAGAAGCAAACAAGAGGTCATCGTCGTCTTCTCAATCATCCGTCAGATCTTCATCTGCTGCCATTAAAACTCAAGCCTCACATGCTACAAAAAAGAATGATGGGCATGTTGCAAATGGATCCCATAGGACCATAAAACCTGCCACTAGTTCTGTTGCTCATGCTTATGATGAACAG ATCACTGAGCTGAAGCTTTTTGTGGATAGCCTTGAGAAGGAAAGGGACTTCTACTTTGGTAAATTGAGGGACATTGAAATTTTATGCCAGAACCCTGAGCTAGAGCACTTGCCT ATTGTTTGTGCAATTCAGAAGATACTGTATGCTGCAGATGATAGCTCATCTGTCGTGGCAGAAGCACAAGCCATGATAGCACAGCAACGGATCGAACCACCGCCACTCAGCCCTATCCTTGAGACGTCAGAAGAAAAACCAAAGCAAGAAGTGCAGAAGAGAAAGGATATCTCCACCCTTGAGTTTGATGCGGCGGCCCATTCGACGCTGTCCCCACGGCAGAGGCTCTCTGACATCTCGGATGTGCACTACTGTGGATCACCACTTACCAACTACTGA